A single genomic interval of Amycolatopsis albispora harbors:
- a CDS encoding NAD(P)H-binding protein yields MTITVLGATGNTGGKVTELLLAAGEPVRAVGRSAEKLAPLRAAGAEPAVGDAADPDFLTEAFRGADAAYTLLHTSPEVEDYHAEQDRKGEAIVEAIRRTGVPHVVALSSVGADRPSGTGFITSLHTQERRLRSLENTSVLLLRPGSFFENFHAALGLIKTAGINADSVAPEAKIPMIAARDIAEVAAEALRKRDWAGVVVRELLGERDLSYAEATRILGEALGMPELPYVPMPAAEMAETLRQAGFSANAARLHVEMTAAFSDGTVSATRTTGNTTATRFEEFVPELAHAYRRL; encoded by the coding sequence ATGACGATCACCGTGCTGGGCGCGACCGGGAACACCGGCGGCAAGGTCACCGAACTGCTGCTGGCGGCAGGCGAGCCGGTGCGGGCCGTGGGCCGTTCCGCGGAGAAGCTGGCGCCGCTGCGGGCCGCCGGTGCCGAGCCGGCCGTTGGCGACGCGGCGGACCCGGACTTCCTCACCGAGGCTTTCCGGGGTGCGGACGCGGCGTACACGCTGTTGCACACCTCCCCGGAGGTCGAGGACTACCACGCCGAGCAGGACCGCAAGGGCGAGGCGATCGTCGAGGCGATCCGCCGGACCGGCGTGCCGCATGTTGTCGCGCTGAGCAGTGTGGGCGCGGACCGGCCGTCGGGCACCGGCTTCATCACCAGCCTGCACACCCAGGAACGGCGCCTGCGTTCGCTGGAAAACACCAGCGTGCTGTTGTTGCGGCCGGGGTCGTTCTTCGAGAACTTCCACGCCGCGCTCGGGCTGATCAAGACGGCCGGGATCAACGCCGACTCGGTGGCGCCGGAGGCGAAGATCCCGATGATCGCCGCCCGCGACATCGCCGAGGTCGCCGCCGAAGCCCTGCGCAAGCGGGACTGGGCCGGAGTGGTGGTGCGGGAACTGCTCGGCGAGCGCGACCTGAGCTACGCCGAGGCGACCCGGATCCTCGGCGAGGCGCTCGGTATGCCCGAACTGCCGTACGTGCCGATGCCCGCCGCGGAAATGGCCGAAACCCTGCGGCAGGCGGGTTTTTCGGCGAACGCGGCACGCCTGCACGTGGAGATGACGGCCGCGTTCAGCGACGGCACGGTCTCCGCCACGCGCACTACCGGGAACACCACCGCGACCCGGTTCGAGGAGTTCGTGCCCGAACTCGCCCACGCCTACCGCCGACTGTGA
- a CDS encoding alpha/beta fold hydrolase, protein MGEYTALNGTRTWFDVRGEGEPVVLLHGGFSDSREFTGNLDALNEHFRVHRFDRRGHGRTADAPGSITHQRMTEDTIAFLEQVVRGPARLVGYSDGGFIALLTALRRPELVSGLVLISSAFAADGFMMQPDPDGEMPQEVIDHYAEVSPDGAEHFPVVFRKLTDPANPDPSRTAEDLGRIECQTLVAAADDDLVHAEHTLALYRGLREAQLAVIPGASHAILHDQPELTTAVVTRFLTTEPKPTLIPIRRAQALAP, encoded by the coding sequence ATGGGGGAGTACACAGCTTTGAACGGCACGCGGACCTGGTTCGACGTGCGCGGCGAGGGCGAGCCGGTGGTGCTGCTGCACGGCGGTTTCAGCGACAGCCGCGAGTTCACCGGCAACCTGGACGCGCTCAACGAGCACTTCCGCGTCCACCGGTTCGACCGCCGCGGCCACGGGCGCACCGCCGACGCGCCCGGCTCGATCACGCACCAGCGGATGACCGAGGACACCATCGCCTTCCTGGAGCAGGTGGTGCGCGGCCCGGCGCGGCTGGTCGGCTACAGCGACGGCGGGTTCATCGCGCTGCTGACCGCCCTGCGGCGCCCCGAGCTGGTCAGCGGGCTGGTGCTGATCAGCTCCGCGTTCGCCGCCGACGGGTTCATGATGCAGCCCGATCCCGACGGCGAGATGCCGCAGGAGGTGATCGACCACTACGCCGAGGTGTCCCCGGACGGCGCGGAGCACTTCCCTGTGGTGTTCCGGAAACTGACCGACCCGGCCAATCCCGACCCGTCCCGCACCGCCGAGGACCTGGGCCGGATCGAGTGCCAGACGCTGGTCGCCGCCGCGGACGACGACCTGGTCCACGCCGAGCACACCCTGGCCCTGTACCGGGGACTGCGCGAGGCCCAGCTGGCGGTGATCCCCGGCGCGTCCCACGCGATCCTGCACGACCAGCCCGAGCTGACCACGGCGGTGGTCACCCGGTTCCTCACCACCGAGCCGAAGCCGACGCTGATCCCGATCCGGCGTGCTCAGGCACTGGCGCCGTAG
- a CDS encoding AraC family transcriptional regulator yields the protein MKTGDIPAPADPLGEALHFLRMSGAFYCRSELSDPWHVAIPAIRDCLWFHVVTTGSCTLGVEGAEPRELRPGDLALVPHGRGHTLWTDAALPPSAIEKLPHEYVSDRYAVLRHGGGGTVGGIICGAVRFDHPAAAKLLELLPRLIHVAAADSPHGEWLQSSLRLMIAEAAQPRPGGETVITRLSDILVIQAIRSWMETDPVARTGWLGALQDRQIGRAISLIHRDAARDWTVASLADELAMSRSAFAARFTELVGEPAMHYVTRWRMNVALTSLREEGATVAELAGKLGYQSEAAFSRAFKRVVGVSPGSVRNRGPSRTEADLLAF from the coding sequence ATGAAGACGGGCGACATTCCGGCGCCGGCGGATCCACTCGGCGAAGCACTGCACTTCCTGCGGATGAGCGGTGCGTTCTACTGCCGGTCCGAACTCAGCGATCCCTGGCACGTGGCGATCCCGGCGATCCGCGACTGCCTGTGGTTCCACGTCGTGACCACGGGCAGCTGCACGCTGGGCGTCGAAGGCGCCGAGCCACGCGAACTGCGCCCCGGCGACCTCGCGCTGGTCCCGCACGGCCGCGGGCACACGCTCTGGACCGACGCCGCGCTGCCGCCGTCGGCGATCGAGAAGCTGCCGCACGAGTACGTCAGCGACCGGTACGCCGTCCTGCGGCACGGTGGTGGTGGCACGGTCGGCGGCATCATCTGCGGTGCGGTCCGGTTCGACCACCCGGCCGCGGCGAAGCTGCTCGAACTGCTGCCCCGGCTGATCCACGTGGCCGCCGCCGACTCACCGCACGGCGAATGGCTGCAGAGCAGCCTCCGGTTGATGATCGCCGAGGCCGCCCAGCCGCGCCCCGGCGGGGAAACGGTGATCACGCGGCTGTCGGACATCCTGGTCATCCAGGCGATCCGGTCATGGATGGAGACCGATCCGGTGGCGCGCACCGGCTGGCTCGGCGCCCTGCAGGACCGGCAGATCGGGCGCGCCATCTCGCTGATCCACCGCGACGCCGCGCGCGACTGGACCGTGGCGTCGCTGGCCGACGAGCTGGCCATGTCGCGCTCGGCGTTCGCCGCGCGCTTCACCGAGCTGGTCGGCGAACCGGCGATGCACTACGTGACGCGGTGGCGGATGAACGTCGCGCTGACCAGCCTGCGTGAGGAGGGAGCCACCGTCGCCGAACTGGCGGGCAAGCTCGGCTACCAGTCCGAGGCGGCGTTCAGCCGGGCGTTCAAGCGCGTGGTCGGGGTGTCGCCGGGATCGGTGCGCAATCGCGGACCAAGTAGGACCGAAGCTGACCTACTTGCCTTCTAG
- a CDS encoding DUF1772 domain-containing protein, with protein MPDALISGLTLAAAVGAGLNGGLFFVFSTFMMRVLGTLPPAQGITAMQGVNRRILNPLFGLVFGGTTVICLFLVVVTPFSAQAGGGWRLGGALLLVLGMFAVTSVFNVPLNNALDAVDAQSAEGTTFWRERYLPRWTAWNHLRTFACTGAAVTLTIAYGASA; from the coding sequence ATGCCTGACGCCCTGATTTCCGGACTCACCCTGGCCGCCGCCGTCGGCGCGGGCCTCAACGGTGGCCTGTTCTTCGTCTTCTCCACGTTCATGATGCGGGTGCTGGGCACGCTGCCACCGGCCCAGGGCATCACCGCGATGCAGGGGGTCAACCGGCGGATCCTCAACCCGCTGTTCGGCCTGGTTTTCGGTGGCACCACGGTGATCTGCCTGTTCCTGGTGGTGGTCACGCCGTTCTCCGCGCAGGCGGGCGGCGGGTGGCGGCTCGGCGGCGCGCTGCTGCTGGTGCTCGGCATGTTCGCCGTCACCAGCGTGTTCAACGTGCCGCTGAACAACGCGCTGGACGCGGTGGACGCCCAGAGCGCGGAGGGCACGACCTTCTGGCGGGAGCGTTACCTGCCCCGCTGGACCGCGTGGAATCATCTGCGCACCTTCGCCTGCACCGGGGCCGCCGTAACGCTGACCATCGCCTACGGCGCCAGTGCCTGA
- a CDS encoding aldo/keto reductase: MTTMRYRLLGRSGVRVSELCLGTMMFGYPGLGVATAAEADGALKRFAEAGGNFLDTANRYAGGESERVVGELIKPDRDRWVLGTKYGLSSDPSDPNAGGTHRKSLRRAVEASLKRLGTDYLDLYWVHIWDGYTPIEEVVTALDDLVRSGKVLYLGISDTPAWLVSRAVTIAEERGLTPFSAIQIPYSLVERTVERELLPMAKALDLAVTGWAPLGGGLLTGRYGSDRERPADGRRAGSEISERELAIADALNAVADARGASASQVALAWLRAQQHRALTIPIVGIRNEAQLVDNLRLLDLEPEELRQLDEASALTPEFPHEFAGERYAHGDAVVEYHRR; encoded by the coding sequence ATGACCACCATGCGATACCGCCTGCTCGGCCGCAGCGGCGTGCGAGTGTCCGAGCTGTGCCTGGGCACGATGATGTTCGGCTACCCCGGCCTCGGGGTGGCGACGGCCGCCGAGGCCGACGGTGCCCTCAAGCGGTTCGCCGAGGCGGGCGGCAACTTCCTGGACACCGCGAACCGGTACGCCGGCGGGGAAAGCGAGCGCGTGGTCGGCGAGTTGATCAAGCCCGATCGTGACCGCTGGGTGCTGGGCACCAAGTACGGGCTGAGCAGCGACCCGAGCGACCCCAACGCGGGCGGCACGCACCGCAAGAGCCTGCGCCGCGCGGTCGAGGCGAGCCTGAAGCGGCTGGGCACCGACTACCTCGACCTGTACTGGGTGCACATCTGGGACGGCTACACCCCGATCGAGGAGGTGGTGACCGCGCTCGACGACCTCGTCCGCTCCGGAAAGGTGCTCTACCTGGGGATTTCCGACACCCCGGCGTGGCTGGTCTCGCGTGCGGTGACCATCGCCGAGGAACGCGGGCTGACCCCGTTCTCGGCGATCCAGATCCCGTACAGCCTGGTCGAGCGCACGGTCGAGCGTGAGCTGCTGCCGATGGCGAAGGCCCTGGACCTCGCGGTGACCGGCTGGGCGCCGCTCGGCGGTGGGCTGCTGACCGGCCGCTACGGCTCGGACCGGGAACGCCCGGCCGACGGCCGCCGCGCCGGGAGCGAGATCTCCGAGCGTGAGCTGGCCATCGCGGACGCGCTCAACGCCGTGGCCGACGCGCGTGGGGCGAGCGCGAGCCAGGTGGCGCTGGCGTGGCTGCGTGCGCAGCAGCACCGGGCGCTGACCATTCCGATTGTCGGTATTCGCAACGAAGCCCAGCTCGTGGACAACCTGCGGTTGCTCGACCTGGAGCCGGAGGAGCTGCGGCAGCTGGACGAAGCCAGCGCGCTGACTCCGGAGTTCCCGCACGAATTCGCCGGCGAGCGCTACGCCCACGGCGACGCCGTGGTCGAGTACCACCGTCGTTAA
- a CDS encoding PadR family transcriptional regulator has product MAGTTRLLVLGALRETGPVHGYDLRRELLSWGADEWANVAPGSIYNALKSLEKEELVEVVATDRQGARPERTTYRLTDAGEKEFQRLLRENLWDTRVPNHPLLVGLAFFPHLPADELAPAMRQRAEDLRARAESIRAGVRSILAGGPIPRHVAESYRFEAAQLDGEATWAAEFADRLENGDYQD; this is encoded by the coding sequence ATGGCGGGGACCACGCGGCTGCTGGTGCTCGGCGCGCTCCGCGAAACCGGCCCGGTGCACGGCTACGACCTGCGCCGCGAGCTGCTGTCGTGGGGTGCGGACGAATGGGCCAACGTCGCGCCGGGCTCGATCTACAACGCGCTGAAGTCCCTCGAGAAGGAGGAGCTGGTCGAGGTCGTCGCGACCGACCGGCAGGGCGCGCGCCCCGAGCGCACCACCTACCGGCTCACCGACGCCGGCGAGAAGGAGTTCCAGCGGCTGCTGCGGGAGAACCTGTGGGACACCCGCGTGCCGAACCATCCGCTGCTGGTGGGCCTGGCGTTCTTCCCGCACCTGCCGGCGGACGAGCTGGCCCCAGCGATGCGGCAGCGCGCGGAGGACCTGCGCGCGCGGGCGGAGTCGATCCGCGCCGGGGTCCGCTCGATCCTGGCGGGCGGGCCCATTCCGCGTCATGTCGCCGAGAGCTACCGGTTCGAGGCCGCCCAGCTCGACGGTGAAGCCACCTGGGCCGCGGAGTTCGCCGACCGCCTGGAAAACGGCGACTACCAGGACTAG